The following proteins are encoded in a genomic region of Sorangiineae bacterium MSr12523:
- a CDS encoding carotenoid oxygenase family protein produces MNTTSAAADLAKRAPFVGPSEDDGYARARVTGTLPEWLRGTLVRTAPMFGASLPWEPAHFFDAVALVFGIDVGGPEMTLRWARLESEVARAARGGRVASAHFKTPNGRGFLQRLFNPIPRATDNTNVNVVRMGSDLVALTESPHQWALDRATLRASKRLTYHDDLGRSGIMLAHPVVGSDGVTNIVYSLGKQAVIKLYTHDADSRTRKLLGAWKTSNLPYMHSFGLTERTGIVIAHPFTVKPLTMLWSDAGFIDHFRWQPERGTRLVLIDRAGGPAQTPREYETEAFFVFHVAHAFETAEATVVDLVGYDDVRIIESASTRALLQRPPELRAKLRRLSIDRRTGHVRNELLSDTEFEFPQADTERAQGRPVGTIFGTAVGLEQGVLTGDIVAIDPRTGAARRFHEAPWIFGEPVFVGKPDRTRDGEGVLLAVGSHEHASALFILDADTLDVLARAEFRTPLPLGLHGTFLPS; encoded by the coding sequence ATGAACACGACGAGTGCCGCCGCCGATCTTGCGAAACGCGCCCCTTTCGTCGGCCCGAGCGAAGACGATGGATACGCGCGTGCCCGGGTTACGGGCACCTTGCCCGAATGGCTGCGCGGCACCTTGGTGCGCACCGCCCCCATGTTCGGGGCCAGCCTGCCGTGGGAGCCCGCCCATTTCTTCGATGCCGTGGCCCTCGTCTTCGGCATCGACGTGGGCGGCCCGGAGATGACCTTGCGCTGGGCGCGCCTCGAAAGCGAAGTGGCGCGTGCCGCCCGCGGAGGGCGCGTTGCCTCCGCGCATTTCAAGACACCCAATGGTCGTGGCTTCCTTCAACGGCTCTTCAACCCCATTCCGAGGGCCACGGACAACACCAACGTCAATGTCGTCCGCATGGGCAGCGATCTGGTGGCGCTCACCGAATCGCCCCATCAGTGGGCGCTCGACCGGGCCACACTCCGCGCGAGCAAACGCCTCACGTACCACGACGATCTCGGTCGCTCGGGCATCATGCTGGCGCATCCCGTCGTCGGAAGCGACGGCGTCACCAACATCGTCTACAGCCTCGGCAAACAGGCCGTGATCAAGCTCTACACGCACGATGCCGACTCGCGCACGCGAAAGCTCCTCGGCGCGTGGAAGACGTCGAATCTGCCGTATATGCACTCCTTCGGTTTGACGGAGCGCACCGGCATCGTCATCGCGCACCCCTTCACGGTGAAGCCGCTGACCATGCTCTGGTCCGACGCGGGCTTCATCGACCATTTCCGCTGGCAACCGGAGCGCGGCACGCGGCTCGTGCTCATCGATCGCGCCGGCGGTCCGGCGCAGACACCACGCGAATACGAGACGGAGGCCTTTTTCGTCTTTCACGTCGCGCACGCGTTCGAGACGGCGGAGGCAACGGTCGTCGACCTCGTCGGCTACGACGATGTCCGAATCATCGAGTCGGCGTCGACCCGCGCGCTTCTCCAGCGCCCTCCCGAGCTTCGCGCCAAACTCCGGCGGCTGTCGATCGACCGGCGCACCGGCCACGTGCGCAACGAGCTACTCTCCGACACGGAGTTCGAGTTCCCGCAGGCAGACACGGAACGCGCCCAGGGCCGGCCGGTGGGCACCATTTTTGGGACCGCCGTGGGGCTCGAGCAAGGCGTGCTGACCGGCGACATCGTGGCCATCGATCCACGCACCGGCGCCGCGCGGAGATTCCACGAGGCCCCGTGGATCTTCGGCGAGCCCGTGTTCGTGGGAAAGCCGGACCGCACGCGCGACGGCGAAGGCGTGCTGCTCGCGGTGGGGTCGCACGAGCACGCCTCGGCCCTGTTCATCCTCGACGCCGACACGCTCGACGTGCTCGCCCGAGCGGAATTCCGCACCCCCCTCCCCTTGGGCCTCCACGGGACCTTCCTTCCATCGTAA
- a CDS encoding phosphodiesterase: protein MLLAQISDLHIGAAGSSMDVHAHTAEHLARAVEHLNRLDPSPDAILVTGDLVDAGSAAEYTRLATLLAPLKAPYYLVAGNHDDRENLRAAFAHHGYFPAEGYLHYVVDLGPLRVVALDTNLPGEPGGLLCNERLAWLDARLGEEPLRPTIVMQHHPPFRTGMQQMDTMILDGMEAMADVVRKHPQVERIVCGHLHRPITRRVGGTLAMTCPSTAHQVELDLRARGRLAVISEPPACLLHTWSEELGLVSHTSYIGDFGTPYVIIAEETAPGRAVQM, encoded by the coding sequence ATGCTGTTGGCTCAGATCAGCGACCTTCACATCGGCGCCGCCGGCTCGTCGATGGACGTGCACGCCCATACCGCGGAACACCTGGCGCGCGCCGTCGAGCACTTGAATCGCTTGGATCCGAGCCCCGATGCGATCCTCGTCACGGGCGATTTGGTCGACGCGGGCAGCGCCGCCGAGTACACGCGCCTGGCCACGCTGCTCGCACCGTTGAAGGCGCCGTATTACCTCGTGGCCGGAAACCACGACGACCGTGAAAACTTGCGCGCAGCATTCGCGCACCACGGCTATTTTCCGGCCGAGGGATATCTGCACTACGTCGTCGATCTCGGCCCGCTGCGCGTGGTGGCACTCGATACCAATCTGCCGGGAGAGCCGGGGGGATTGCTCTGCAACGAGCGCCTCGCCTGGCTCGATGCGCGGCTGGGCGAAGAGCCTTTGCGCCCGACGATCGTGATGCAGCACCATCCGCCGTTTCGCACGGGCATGCAGCAAATGGACACGATGATCCTGGACGGCATGGAGGCGATGGCCGACGTCGTTCGCAAGCATCCGCAGGTCGAGCGCATCGTGTGCGGGCATTTGCATCGTCCCATCACGCGCCGCGTGGGTGGCACCTTGGCCATGACGTGCCCCAGCACCGCGCATCAAGTCGAGCTGGATCTTCGCGCGCGCGGCCGGCTTGCCGTGATCAGCGAGCCGCCCGCGTGCCTGCTTCACACCTGGAGCGAAGAGCTCGGGCTGGTGAGCCACACGAGCTACATCGGCGATTTCGGCACGCCGTACGTGATCATTGCGGAGGAAACGGCCCCCGGGCGGGCTGTTCAGATGTAG
- a CDS encoding DUF962 domain-containing protein — translation MATDSERIQSFEEFWPYYVGEHRDPRCRALHYVGTTLVIGTVATAALTMNPLWLLATPVVGYGPAWIGHFFIEGNRPATFKYPLWSLRADFKMLGLAVQGKMAAEVDRLQPLYST, via the coding sequence ATGGCGACCGATTCGGAGCGGATTCAATCGTTCGAAGAATTTTGGCCGTATTACGTTGGCGAGCACCGCGATCCACGCTGTCGCGCGCTGCATTACGTGGGGACGACGCTCGTCATCGGCACCGTGGCCACCGCCGCGCTCACGATGAATCCATTGTGGCTTTTGGCGACCCCCGTCGTCGGTTATGGCCCCGCGTGGATCGGTCACTTCTTCATCGAGGGCAATCGCCCCGCGACCTTCAAGTATCCATTGTGGTCGCTGCGTGCCGATTTCAAAATGCTGGGCTTGGCCGTACAGGGGAAAATGGCCGCCGAGGTCGATAGGCTGCAACCATTGTATTCTACATAG
- a CDS encoding PIG-L family deacetylase, which yields MLRASHRCAVESLQASRLPAKASLLIVAAHPDDETIGIGATLAGWIDAGWRAQVLHVTDGAPHNAALRYELRERTREEAAAIRRVEIQDALRAGDVDPNGVLLPAIGVADQEATLHMPEIAHALQEHFADLGTTVVVTHPYEGGHPDHDATAFAVHAAVARSPFPIALAEMSSYHTRQGTLVTAAFRSEPPPPCPARLDGALDAQHRARKRRMLDAYRTQTKILEPFGTDAEPLRCAPSYDFTRPPHEGKLHYESLPFDWTGTRWREFAREALAALT from the coding sequence ATGCTACGGGCATCCCATCGCTGCGCGGTCGAATCCCTCCAAGCCTCCCGCCTTCCCGCAAAGGCATCGCTGTTGATCGTGGCGGCCCACCCGGACGATGAGACCATCGGCATCGGCGCGACCCTCGCTGGATGGATCGACGCGGGCTGGCGCGCCCAGGTGCTCCATGTCACCGACGGCGCGCCCCACAACGCGGCGCTTCGATACGAGCTGCGCGAGCGCACCCGCGAAGAGGCCGCCGCCATCCGCCGGGTCGAAATTCAAGATGCACTGCGCGCGGGCGACGTCGATCCCAACGGCGTGCTCCTGCCCGCGATCGGCGTGGCCGATCAGGAGGCCACCCTGCACATGCCCGAAATCGCGCACGCCCTCCAGGAGCACTTTGCCGATCTCGGCACCACGGTGGTCGTCACCCATCCCTACGAGGGCGGTCACCCGGATCACGATGCCACCGCCTTCGCGGTGCATGCCGCCGTCGCGCGATCGCCGTTTCCCATCGCGCTGGCCGAAATGTCCTCGTACCACACGCGGCAAGGCACCTTGGTCACCGCCGCATTTCGGAGCGAGCCTCCGCCGCCCTGTCCTGCGCGGCTCGATGGCGCGCTCGATGCGCAACACCGAGCGCGCAAGCGGCGCATGCTCGATGCGTACCGCACACAGACGAAAATCCTGGAGCCCTTCGGCACCGATGCCGAGCCCTTGCGCTGCGCACCTTCCTACGATTTCACCCGGCCGCCGCACGAAGGAAAGCTCCACTACGAGAGTCTCCCCTTCGATTGGACCGGCACCCGCTGGCGCGAGTTCGCGCGCGAAGCCCTGGCTGCGTTGACGTAG
- a CDS encoding alpha/beta hydrolase, which yields MAEELGAVCATLKKGPHDVIDVGHSRIAHWRFGRGPDLLFVHGWPLHAATFRHLVPRLAARFSCHLIDLPGTGHTTSESNPPIGLMEHAETVRRVVDKLGLSRFAYVAHDSGGSAVRLAAKGDARVAGMVLGNTEIPGHHPWLIETAMKGLRIVPGALRLYGACLRMEWFRNSMCAFGSFFTDPRSIEGEFREWFVQPMLDAHPVLEGQMRLLQRFDPRVVDDLAEVHRHLEAPTLLIWGSRDTLFPLAKAKVMADQFRGGAQLKVLPDAGLLGHEDRAEEFLGHAEPFLSSCFERRRTEQLAS from the coding sequence ATGGCCGAGGAGCTGGGCGCAGTTTGCGCAACCCTGAAAAAAGGACCCCACGACGTCATCGACGTAGGGCATAGCCGCATTGCACACTGGCGTTTCGGGCGAGGGCCGGATCTGCTCTTCGTTCACGGATGGCCACTGCATGCCGCCACGTTTCGCCACTTGGTGCCTCGCCTCGCGGCGCGCTTCTCGTGTCACTTGATCGACCTGCCGGGGACCGGCCACACGACGTCCGAGTCGAATCCGCCCATCGGCTTGATGGAGCACGCCGAGACCGTGCGGCGGGTGGTGGACAAGCTCGGGCTCTCGCGCTTCGCCTACGTGGCGCACGACAGCGGCGGCAGCGCGGTGCGCCTTGCAGCGAAGGGCGACGCGCGGGTGGCGGGCATGGTGCTGGGCAACACCGAGATTCCCGGCCATCACCCATGGCTCATCGAGACGGCGATGAAAGGTTTGCGGATCGTCCCCGGGGCACTCCGCCTCTATGGGGCGTGCTTGCGCATGGAATGGTTTCGCAATTCGATGTGCGCATTCGGTTCGTTCTTCACCGATCCGCGCTCCATCGAGGGAGAGTTCCGCGAGTGGTTCGTTCAACCGATGCTCGATGCACACCCGGTGCTCGAGGGGCAGATGCGGTTGCTCCAGCGCTTCGACCCAAGGGTCGTCGACGACCTCGCGGAGGTGCATCGTCACCTCGAAGCGCCCACGCTCCTTATATGGGGTAGCCGGGATACGCTCTTTCCATTGGCCAAGGCGAAGGTCATGGCGGACCAATTCCGAGGGGGCGCTCAGTTGAAGGTGCTCCCCGACGCCGGTCTCTTGGGGCATGAGGATCGCGCGGAGGAGTTTCTCGGGCACGCCGAACCGTTCCTCTCGAGCTGCTTCGAGCGCCGTCGGACCGAACAGCTGGCAAGCTGA
- a CDS encoding helix-turn-helix transcriptional regulator, which translates to MRPDIGLFPAVLRHWRVRRGWSQLDLALHANVSARHVSFLETGRAQPSRDMVLRLGETFDLSLRDRNAMLRAAGFEHAFAEPAFDGGLPPPLAQAIERMSAQQEPYPLMVLNRQYDVLRVNESAGRLFGLFLAHTAPVSPGGLNLVKLMFEPYIAQHVLVDWERTAREAISRIHRELLARPNDAGLAALLQSLLAHPHVPKEWRQPDLSTPSEPIVVFRLRHGDTELAFLTTITVFQAPQNVLLDEIVIESYFPFDDRTAAFCTDLARA; encoded by the coding sequence ATGCGCCCCGACATCGGACTTTTCCCCGCGGTTCTTCGCCATTGGCGCGTACGCCGCGGGTGGAGCCAGCTCGATCTGGCCCTGCACGCCAACGTTTCGGCCCGGCACGTGAGCTTTCTCGAAACGGGACGCGCGCAGCCGAGCCGGGATATGGTGCTGCGCCTGGGCGAGACCTTCGATCTGTCGTTGCGCGATCGAAACGCCATGCTGCGCGCCGCGGGTTTCGAGCATGCCTTCGCCGAGCCCGCCTTCGATGGAGGCCTTCCGCCGCCGCTCGCCCAAGCCATCGAGCGCATGTCGGCGCAGCAGGAACCGTATCCGCTGATGGTGTTGAACCGGCAGTACGACGTGCTCCGCGTCAATGAAAGCGCCGGTCGGTTGTTCGGCCTTTTTCTGGCGCATACGGCGCCGGTTTCGCCGGGCGGGTTGAACTTGGTGAAGCTGATGTTCGAGCCGTACATTGCGCAGCATGTGCTCGTCGATTGGGAGCGCACCGCGCGCGAGGCCATTTCACGCATCCACCGCGAGCTGCTCGCACGGCCGAACGATGCGGGCCTCGCTGCGTTGTTGCAATCCCTGCTTGCCCATCCGCACGTCCCGAAGGAGTGGCGCCAACCAGATCTCTCCACACCGAGCGAGCCTATCGTGGTGTTTCGATTGCGCCACGGGGACACCGAGCTAGCGTTTCTCACGACCATCACGGTGTTTCAGGCCCCGCAGAACGTATTGCTCGATGAAATCGTCATCGAGAGCTACTTCCCATTCGACGACCGGACGGCTGCCTTCTGCACCGATCTTGCGCGCGCATAA
- a CDS encoding GH92 family glycosyl hydrolase — MPKNPRFWIIFGALIVGGAFLYVRFKSPHTQESTGGPAADSSPAAASGSGESPAKGNAVTSSGEPPVRISALKPRSGKPLDEYVNPFIGTGGDGHTYPGATVPFGMVQVSPETDVRHFKESWPWATGYRYSDKTILGFAHTHFSGTGHSDMGDVLLMPTVGTLQLDPGTPDNPDAGYRSRFSHEDEKASPGYYSVILKDSNTKVELTATNRVGMHRYTFSQNDHAHVILDLVSSIYNYEGKVLLSQLRVENDRLVTGMRQTRGWAKNRTVYFAIEFSKPFGSYGIANDAEEEYRGMGRQGKLLENYPDVSGKKLKAYFNFDVAAGDVIQAKVSISSVGIDGALKNLRAEAPNWDFDGIRNAAKESWRNELSRMDVDGDDKKKTILYTSLYHTMLAPVTYMDVDHRYRGLDQAIHTADGYTNYHIFSLWDTFRAEHPLFTILQPERDGEMIRSMLAHREQSVHHILPIWSFGSNETWCMIGYHAVPVIADAFLKGIKNFDGKAAYEAMKASATYAPYGGLGDYMKYGYVPIDKEKEGASKTLEYAYDDWTIAQVAKAMGKTDDQQEFTKRAAYFRHVYDSATGFMRAKKSDGHFREPFDPLFAQYGSDYTEGNAWQYSFFVPHDVHGLIELMGGKEKFVEKLDKLFTLKASDDKFKQVEDIGGLIGQYAHGNEPSQHIAYMYSYAGQPWRTQERIHQIMSTMFDDTPEGMSGNEDCGQMSAWYIFSALGFYPVSPGSLEYVFGTPTFPRAALDVGGGKVFTVTAENVSDTNIYIQSVTLNDQPYDKAFLRHEDIMKGGTLRFTMGPHANREWATAPAAAPYSMSK; from the coding sequence ATGCCGAAAAACCCGCGATTCTGGATCATCTTTGGCGCGCTCATCGTCGGAGGCGCCTTCCTCTATGTGCGGTTCAAGAGCCCCCACACCCAGGAAAGCACCGGTGGACCGGCGGCAGATTCGTCCCCGGCGGCAGCCTCTGGGAGCGGAGAATCTCCCGCCAAAGGCAACGCCGTCACCTCCAGCGGGGAGCCGCCGGTGCGGATTTCGGCGCTCAAGCCGCGCTCGGGAAAGCCCCTCGACGAATACGTGAATCCGTTCATCGGCACCGGCGGTGATGGACACACCTACCCCGGCGCCACGGTGCCCTTCGGCATGGTGCAAGTGAGCCCCGAGACGGACGTGCGGCACTTCAAGGAGAGCTGGCCCTGGGCAACGGGCTATCGCTACAGCGATAAGACGATTCTGGGATTCGCGCATACGCACTTCAGCGGCACCGGCCACTCGGACATGGGCGACGTGCTGCTGATGCCCACGGTGGGCACGCTGCAGCTCGATCCCGGAACGCCGGACAATCCCGATGCGGGCTACCGCTCGCGGTTCTCGCACGAAGATGAAAAGGCGAGCCCCGGCTATTACTCGGTGATCCTCAAGGACTCGAACACCAAGGTGGAGCTCACGGCCACGAACCGCGTGGGCATGCACCGCTACACGTTCTCGCAGAACGATCACGCGCACGTCATTTTGGATTTGGTGAGCAGCATTTACAATTACGAGGGCAAAGTATTGCTCTCGCAGCTCCGCGTGGAGAACGATCGCCTGGTGACGGGCATGCGGCAAACGCGCGGGTGGGCGAAAAACCGCACGGTGTACTTCGCCATCGAGTTCTCCAAGCCGTTCGGCTCCTATGGCATCGCCAACGACGCCGAGGAAGAGTACCGAGGCATGGGGCGGCAAGGAAAGCTGCTGGAGAATTACCCCGACGTATCGGGCAAGAAGCTGAAGGCGTATTTCAACTTCGATGTGGCGGCGGGCGATGTCATCCAGGCCAAAGTCTCCATTTCGTCCGTGGGCATCGATGGTGCGTTGAAGAATCTGCGCGCGGAGGCGCCGAATTGGGACTTCGACGGCATCCGCAACGCGGCGAAGGAATCCTGGCGCAACGAGCTATCCCGGATGGACGTGGATGGCGACGACAAGAAAAAGACGATTCTGTACACGTCGCTCTACCACACGATGCTCGCGCCGGTAACGTACATGGATGTCGACCATCGCTACCGCGGGCTCGACCAAGCCATTCATACGGCCGATGGGTATACGAATTACCATATCTTTTCGCTATGGGACACGTTCCGGGCGGAGCATCCGCTGTTTACGATTCTGCAGCCGGAGCGCGATGGCGAGATGATTCGCTCGATGCTGGCGCACCGCGAACAGAGTGTGCACCACATTCTGCCGATCTGGTCGTTCGGCTCCAACGAGACATGGTGCATGATTGGCTACCACGCGGTGCCGGTCATTGCCGATGCATTCCTGAAAGGGATCAAGAACTTCGACGGCAAGGCCGCGTACGAGGCGATGAAGGCCAGTGCGACGTATGCGCCGTACGGCGGATTGGGCGACTACATGAAGTACGGGTACGTGCCCATCGACAAGGAAAAAGAGGGTGCGTCGAAGACGTTGGAATACGCCTACGACGATTGGACCATCGCCCAGGTGGCCAAGGCCATGGGCAAGACGGACGATCAGCAAGAGTTCACCAAGCGCGCGGCGTACTTCCGGCACGTGTACGACAGCGCCACGGGCTTCATGCGCGCGAAGAAGAGCGACGGGCACTTCCGCGAGCCGTTCGACCCGCTGTTTGCGCAGTACGGGAGCGACTACACGGAGGGCAATGCGTGGCAATACTCCTTCTTCGTGCCGCACGACGTGCACGGGCTCATCGAGTTGATGGGCGGCAAGGAGAAGTTCGTCGAGAAGCTCGACAAGCTTTTCACGCTGAAGGCGAGCGACGACAAGTTCAAGCAGGTGGAAGACATCGGCGGCTTGATTGGCCAGTACGCACACGGCAACGAGCCGAGCCAGCACATTGCGTACATGTACAGCTACGCGGGGCAGCCGTGGCGCACGCAGGAGCGAATCCACCAGATCATGTCGACGATGTTCGACGATACGCCGGAGGGCATGAGCGGCAACGAGGACTGCGGGCAGATGTCCGCGTGGTACATCTTCAGCGCGCTCGGCTTCTATCCGGTGAGCCCGGGCAGCCTGGAATACGTGTTCGGCACGCCCACGTTCCCGCGTGCGGCGCTGGACGTGGGCGGCGGCAAGGTGTTCACCGTCACGGCGGAGAACGTCTCCGACACGAACATCTACATCCAATCCGTGACGCTCAACGATCAGCCTTACGACAAGGCCTTCTTGCGCCACGAGGACATCATGAAGGGCGGCACCCTTCGCTTCACCATGGGCCCCCACGCCAACCGCGAATGGGCCACTGCGCCGGCCGCCGCCCCGTACTCGATGAGCAAATAA
- a CDS encoding cation:dicarboxylase symporter family transporter, whose translation MLDHAHSAGAAVDTPTPRRWYRSGTFYIFVGLFLGIVLGGFFPQDQYPTVYHIFHFCSKAFISLIKGLIVPLLVSTIIVGIAQTGDLKSVGRMGGKALLYFEVVTTIALVLGLIITNLIKPGENLPLDMSAHGVAPANASLSGWDIALHAFPSNLIKHASDGDILPVVIFATLFGVALTRIGPQGKPVLKFFDAVAKVMFKYTDIIMRLTPIGVFGAMAYNVSHMAAGHKVGGVELKGWSAVFYLVRQYATLVGTLYLALIALFCFVFIPIMLIAGIRLSKFLRAVKEPALTAFSTASSEAALPSLLERMVEFGAPRRVASFVIPTGYSFNLDGSTLYLVVASLTIAQAAHVDMPLGKQLMMMLTFMLTSKGVAGVPRATLVIIAGTCASFGLPGEAGIAMLLAVDELMDMARTMINVIGNGLASVVISRWEGVFGSELGKVEPVSEVEIAALPATPTAAE comes from the coding sequence ATGCTGGATCACGCCCACTCTGCCGGAGCGGCAGTCGATACGCCCACACCGCGACGCTGGTACCGATCGGGTACGTTCTACATCTTCGTCGGGCTGTTCCTGGGCATCGTTTTGGGCGGGTTTTTCCCGCAGGATCAGTATCCGACCGTCTATCACATCTTCCACTTCTGTTCGAAGGCGTTCATCTCGCTCATCAAGGGACTCATCGTTCCCTTGCTGGTGTCGACGATCATCGTCGGTATCGCGCAGACCGGTGACTTGAAGTCGGTTGGCCGCATGGGCGGCAAGGCGCTTCTCTATTTCGAAGTCGTCACCACCATCGCGCTCGTCCTCGGATTGATCATTACGAATCTGATCAAGCCGGGTGAGAACCTTCCGCTCGATATGTCGGCCCACGGTGTGGCGCCGGCGAACGCGTCGCTGAGCGGCTGGGACATTGCGCTGCACGCGTTCCCGTCGAACTTGATCAAGCACGCCTCCGACGGCGACATCCTGCCGGTCGTCATCTTCGCGACCTTGTTCGGCGTCGCGCTCACGCGCATCGGGCCGCAAGGCAAGCCGGTGCTGAAGTTCTTCGACGCCGTCGCCAAGGTGATGTTCAAGTACACGGACATCATCATGCGCCTGACGCCGATCGGCGTGTTCGGCGCGATGGCTTACAACGTGAGCCACATGGCTGCGGGCCACAAGGTTGGCGGGGTCGAGCTCAAAGGCTGGTCGGCGGTGTTCTACTTGGTTCGCCAGTACGCGACCTTGGTGGGAACGCTGTACCTCGCGCTGATCGCGCTGTTCTGCTTCGTGTTCATCCCGATCATGCTCATCGCCGGGATCCGCCTGAGCAAGTTCCTGCGTGCCGTCAAGGAGCCGGCGCTGACCGCGTTTTCGACGGCCTCGAGCGAGGCGGCGCTTCCCAGCCTTTTGGAGCGCATGGTCGAATTCGGTGCACCGCGCCGTGTGGCGAGCTTCGTCATTCCGACGGGCTACTCGTTCAACCTCGACGGGTCGACGCTCTACCTCGTGGTGGCCAGCCTGACGATTGCCCAGGCAGCGCACGTGGACATGCCGCTGGGCAAGCAGCTGATGATGATGCTGACCTTCATGCTGACGTCGAAGGGCGTGGCCGGTGTGCCGCGTGCGACGTTGGTCATCATTGCCGGCACCTGTGCCAGCTTCGGTCTCCCCGGGGAGGCCGGCATCGCGATGCTTCTCGCCGTCGACGAGTTGATGGACATGGCCCGCACCATGATCAACGTCATCGGCAACGGCCTCGCGTCGGTGGTCATCTCGCGTTGGGAAGGCGTCTTCGGCAGCGAGCTCGGAAAGGTCGAACCGGTCTCCGAGGTGGAGATCGCCGCCCTTCCTGCGACGCCCACGGCCGCCGAATAG
- a CDS encoding endonuclease/exonuclease/phosphatase family protein, translating to MGANITSGNAQSYTPGEGTRIFQGLDPDIAMLQEFNYGSNSSADIRSFVNTAFGTSFSYFREGGSKQIPNGIVSRYPIKSAGAWDDPQVSNREFAWARIDIPGTADLWAISVHLLTSSAATRETEATALVSFIKNNVPSTDYVAIGGDFNTSSRTEAAIGKFSSVFVTSGPYPADASGNANTNASRSKPYDWVLANGKLNNLATSVTIGSASFANGLVFDSRVFTPLSSVSPVRSSDSGATNMQHMAVVRDFVIP from the coding sequence ATGGGTGCGAACATCACCAGCGGGAATGCGCAGTCGTACACGCCGGGCGAGGGGACGCGCATTTTCCAGGGACTCGACCCCGACATCGCGATGCTTCAGGAGTTCAATTACGGCTCCAATTCGTCGGCGGACATTCGAAGCTTCGTGAACACCGCGTTCGGTACCTCGTTTTCTTATTTTCGCGAGGGCGGCAGCAAGCAGATTCCCAATGGCATCGTGAGCCGATATCCGATCAAGTCCGCGGGCGCATGGGACGATCCGCAGGTGAGCAATCGAGAGTTCGCCTGGGCGCGCATCGATATCCCGGGCACCGCCGATCTCTGGGCCATCAGCGTGCACCTGCTGACGTCGAGCGCGGCGACCCGTGAGACGGAGGCCACCGCCTTGGTGTCGTTCATCAAGAACAACGTGCCCTCGACGGATTACGTGGCCATCGGCGGCGATTTCAATACGAGCAGCCGCACGGAAGCAGCCATCGGGAAGTTCTCCTCGGTGTTCGTCACTTCGGGTCCGTATCCTGCGGATGCTTCCGGCAACGCGAACACGAATGCGAGCCGCAGCAAGCCGTACGACTGGGTTCTGGCCAATGGCAAATTGAACAACCTTGCTACATCCGTGACGATCGGCAGCGCCTCGTTCGCCAATGGCCTCGTGTTCGATTCACGCGTTTTTACGCCGCTTTCCAGCGTTTCGCCGGTCCGCTCGAGCGACAGCGGCGCGACGAACATGCAGCACATGGCGGTCGTACGGGATTTCGTCATTCCGTAA